From the genome of Nitrospinaceae bacterium:
CGATATGCGGCGCGAGGAGCGTATCCCCCTGCGCTTGCCGGTTCAAAAATTTGTTGGCTCAATTCTCGGGGTGGGTATTTTCACCTTGCTGGTGAGAGTTTTTTCCTCTGACAAACTTCTTTCGGGCGCGAGGGGAACTTTCACTGCCGAGCGTGTGAGCGAGTTAGGAAACACCCAGATAATTGGACGCCTTCTTTTGACGGACTACCTTTTGCCGTTGCAGGCGATGGGTGTGTTGTTGTTTGTGGGTGTTATTGGGGCGGTGGTTCTGGCCAAGCGCCGGACCAGTTGAGACGAATGGAAGGGATTTAAAGCGTGGCGCCTTTGGAGCATTACCTGATTGTTAGTTCGCTCCTGTTTTCCATTGGGGTGGTGGGCGTCGTGGTGCGCCGGAATGCCATCGTGGTCGTTATGTCGATCGAGTTGATGTTAAATGCCGGGAACCTTGCATTCGTGACGTTCGCCAGGTTTCTCGATTCGATGGACGGACAATTAATCGTATTTTTTGTGATGGGTGTGGCGGCTGCCGAGGCGGCAGTCGGGCTCGCTATTTTAATTCTTATTTATCGTAACCGTGAATCAACCGATGTGGATGAGCTAAACTTGCTCAAGCTTTGATAATGAATATTCTTGCACTCATTTTATTGCTTCCGGTGGCTGGGGTTCTATTGAACCTTGTTTTCGGCTGGCGTCGTGGAGAAAAGTTCGCTGGCTGGGTTGCCGTCGCCGTTATGGTGCTGGCATTTGCGGCCTCGGTGGCCGGATTTGTCCAGCTTCTGGGCCTCCCCCCGGCCGAGCGTATTCTGCGTGTCGATTTGTTCGAATGGATTGCCATCGGGAAGTTCAAGGTTAATGCGGGCCTGATGCTCGACCCGCTCTCCTCGCTCATGACGCTGGTTGTCACAGGTGTAGGCACCCTGATTCATATTTACTCGATAGGCTATATGCACGGCGATCGGAGCGTTGTTCGTTATTTCATATATCTCAACCTGTTTGTGTTTTTCATGCTCACGCTCGTGCTCGGCTCGAACTTCCTGGTGTTGTTCGTCGGCTGGGAGGGTGTGGGGCTTTGCAGCTATCTGTTGATCGGATTTTGGTTCGAGCGGCCCGCAGCTTCTGAGGCGGGAAAGAAAGCTTTCATCGTCAACCGCATAGGCGATTTCTGTTTCTTAATCGCGGTGTTCATGATCATCGGTATTTTCGGAACGCTCGATTTCGCGGAAATTCTCCAGAGCGCGCCTGCCAAGTTGGCAGCGGGCGGCAGCGCCGTAACCGTCATTTGCCTTCTTCTATTCGCGGGGGCGACCGGCAAGAGCGCGCAGATTCCTCTTTTCGTCTGGCTGCCCGATGCGATGGAGGGCCCAACGCCGGTCAGCGCGCTCATCCATGCCGCCACCATGGTTACGGCGGGCGTCTATATGATGGCGCGGTTGTATTTCCTTTTCGACCTTGCGCCGGTGGCGACGAACATTGTTGCCATTATCGGTGCGGCAACTTTGCTCCTGGCGGCGACAATCGCTACCGTGCAGACCGATATCAAACGCGTGCTCGCCTACAGTACGGTGAGCCAGCTGGGCTACATGGTGATGGCCGTTGGTGTAGGCGCATATTCGGCAGCAGTTTTTCATCTGATGACGCATGCCTTTTTCAAGGCGCTTCTCTTTATGGGCGCAGGCAGCGTTATTCACTCGCTCCATGGCGAGCAGGACATGAACCGGATGGGTGGGCTGAGTGCAGCGCTTCCTGCGACGAGCCTGACCTGCACTATCGCGGCGTTTGCCATCGCTGGGATATTCCCCCTGGCGGGTTTTTTCAGCAAGGATGCTATCCTTTTCTCGGCGATGACCTCAGAGCGCGGCGGGCTCGGTTTCTGGCTGGCCGGTGCGGTTGGTGCCCTGCTGACCGCTTTTTATATGTTCCGGTTGCTGTTTAAAACTTTTTACGGCCGCTGCAATCTCTCGATGGAAGAGCAGCGCAATCTCCATGAGTCGCCGGCCACCATGACCCTGCCGCTCAAGGTTCTCGCCGTTCTATCGTTCATCGGTGGGTGGGTGGGAATTCCCATCATCTCGGGGGCGAATATTTTTGACGGTTTCCTCGCACCTGTTTTTGGCGGCGCAGGCGAGGCCCATCACGAAGTGCTCTTCGAGTTAGCAATGATGGTGGTGTCGCTCGCCATCGCGGGTTTAGGTATTTATCTGGCCTATAATCTTTTTGTTCTCAATATAAAAGGCGGCGCTGGCTATGTGGAACGTTTACCGGGCCTCTATCGATTGCTGTTCAATAAATACTACATCGATGAGATTTACAATTCTCTGATCATTCAGCCCATTCGCCGTGTGTCGTTGCGCCTTTGGCGTGATTTCGATGACGGAATGGTGGATGCCTCTGTGAACGGGGCGGGTGGATTCGTGACCCTCGTGGGGGACGCGGTCCGCAAACTTCAGACGGGTTATGTGAAGAGCTACGCGGTGATGATGTTGGTCGGCGTGTTTGCCATTTTGCTGTATCTGACGACAGGCGTGAAATAGCAGGACGAGGGAGAAGAGTTTGAGCGAGTATCCGTTGGTTACATTGATGGTGTTTCTCCCGCTGGTAGGCGGGTTGCTTCTCCTTTTCGTGCGCGATGGGGACGAGGCGGGCCGGGAGCGGGCGCGAATGTTTTCGATGGTGTTCTCGTTGGCCGCTTTCGTGGTTTCCGTTCTTATTTATATAGGCTTCCAGGAAAATTTCGCCGGAATGCAGTTTTTAGAGCGCGCGTCGTGGATACCCCGGTTCGGAATTTCCTACCACGTGGGGCTCGACGGCATCAGCCTTCCACTGATTCTTTTAACGACCTTTCTCACACCGCTGGCGCTTTTGTTTTCGTGGAAAGAGGTAGAGAAGCATGTGCGCCTTTATCAAATGGCGCTGCTATTTCTTGAGACCGGCATGCTTGGTGTATTCGTGTCCCTCGATTTTTTCCTTTTCTATGTGTTCTGGGAGGGGATGCTCATCCCGATGTATTTGCTCATCGGTGTGTGGGGCGGCCCCCGGCGAATATACGCGTCTGTTAAATTTTTCTTGTACACGATGGCAGGCAGTGTACTCATGTTGGTGGCGATCCTGTGGCTTTACTTTGCAACGGGGGCCAAGACGTTCGATATCATGGTTCATCTGAGCCAGCCCGTTCATCATGCTCTGCAGGGTTGGCTTTTCGCCGCCTTCGCACTCTCGTTCGCGATCAAGGTGCCCTTATTTCCGTTCCACACATGGCTACCCGATGCCCACGTCGAGGCGCCCACGGCGGGAAGCGTTATTCTGGCGGGGGTGCTTTTAAAGATGGGCACGTATGGTCTTATGCGGCTGGCCATGCCGCTTTTTCCGACAGCGGCGCGCGAATTTGCTACGGCCTTCATGGTGCTGGCCGTCATCGGGATTATCTACGGTGCGCTGGTGGCCATGGTGCAGGATGACATGAAAAAACTGGTTGCCTACTCATCGGTGAGCCATTTGGGTTTCGTTGTTCTGGGATTGTTTTCCTTCAACCTGCTCGGCGCAACGGGCGGTGTTCTCCAGATGGTGAACCACGGAATCAGCACCGGGGCGCTCTTCCTCCTTGTCGGGATGATCTACAGCCGTCGGCACACTCGGATGATTCAGGATTTTGGCGGCATCGCGCGGGTGATGCCGGTGTTTTCCGTGTTTTTTGTTATCGCCTCGCTGAGCAGTATCGGTCTTCCCGGCTTAAACGGGTTTGTCGGCGAGTTTACGATTCTCGCTGGCGCATTCAGCCGCAACCCGGTGTTCGGTGTGTTGGCGACATCGGGGGTGGTGCTCTCGGCGGTGTACATGTTGTGGATGCTCCAGCGGGTGCTTTTCGGAGGCGAGCCCTCGAAGATTAATCTTTCGCTACGCGACCTGGGGGTGCGCGAATGGTGTGTGCTGGTGCCCCTTGTGGTTCTCATGTTTGGCCTTGGTCTTTATCCCAAGCCTATCCTGAGCAAGATAGAGCCTTCCGCCCAGGCGTGGCTTAACAAAGTGAACCGGCGCGTGCTTCGTGTGCAGTCGCCGGTCAGCCCCCGTCCCAGACTTGCCAAGGCGAGCTCCGGGGAGGTGACGCGGCCATGACGACTACTATTCCTCAAATTCATTGGCCTCATCTTCTCCCGCTCCTCGTGGTGGTTCTCGGTGCGGTGGCGGTTTTGATGTGGGATACATTTTTCCGTTCGCGGGATCGAGCCTTTCTCGTTGGCCTGACTCTGATGGTGTTGGCGAGCGCAGTTGGGATCACGCTGGGGTCCGTGGCGGATCTGGCGGGAGGGAGCGTCTCGTTCGGTGGGATGTACGTTTTTGATCGCTTCACGGGTTTTGTGTTTGTGCTGATCATGCTGGCGAGTTTTTTATCCGTATTGGTCGCTGCCGCTCAGCAGAGCCTTGATGATCCGCCAGCGGGCGAATACTTTGCGCTAATCCTGTTCGCAACATCTGGAATGATGTTGATGGCATCGACGCGAAACCTGCTGATGATTTTCATTGGCCTCGAAATTCTTTCCCTGTCTTTATATGTGTTGGCTGGTTACTTAAGGACGCAGGCGGCGGGAAACGAGGCGGCCCTGAAATACTTCCTGTTGGGGGCATTCGCCTCGGGTTTTCTGCTCTTTGGAATGGCCATGATATATGGGGCGGCAGGCTCGGTGGACCTGGCCGAGATTGCCAAGCATTTGAACACCAATTCTGCCGCAAGAGGCCCTATTTTCTTGCTGGGCCTGGGTCTTATCGTGGTTGGCCTGGGCTTTAAGGTGGCGGCTGTGCCCTTTAACATGTGGACGCCTGACGTCTATGAGGGTGCGCCCACGGCGGCGGTGGCTTTCATGTCGGTGGGCCCCAAGGCGGCGGCTTTCGCAGCGTTTTTCCGGATTGTTTTGATGGCAGCGGGCTATGCCGGGGCGAGTTTTCTTGTGGTTCTCTGGGTTATCGCGGCCCTTACGATGACTGTGGGAAATGTCGGCGCCATCCAGCAGACGAATATTAAGCGAATGTTGGCCTACTCCAGCATTGCCCACGCTGGCTACATTCTGGTTGCTCTGGTGGCGGCGCAGGGCAGCGGCGCCATGGCTACGGCAGGATTTCTTTATTATGTGCTTGTATACGCATTTATGAATATCGGCGCTTTTTGCGTTGTGGTCATTGCGGGTGAAAACGAGGGGGAGCGTACCCTTATCGAGGATTATGCCGGGATGGGCTATACCCGCCCGGCTCTGGCCGCCATCATGGCGATATTCATGGTTTCTCTGGCGGGATTGCCGCCCATGGGCGGATTTGTCGCAAAATTCTATATTTTCAGCGCTGCCATTAAGGCAGGCTATGTCTGGCTTGTAGTGCTGGCGGTGCTCAATAGCGTTATTTCGGTCTATTATTACTTGCGGCTCATTGTGGTGATGTATATGCAAGAGCCCGCTGGTGCGGAAAATCAGGTGAGTACGGCTTTTGCCGGGCAAGGGGCGTATGCTTTTGCCGCCTTGCTTATTGCGGTTGCAGGGGTTTTAGGTTTGGGTCTCTTCCCGGGCCCGGTGATGGATTTTGCCCTCCGATCAGGCGTTCTTTTTAACTAGTTTATTTTCCCCCATTTAACTTGGCGAAGGTCTATGCCCGTGGTATAGTCGCTGCCCATGTAACAAGGGTATACAAGGATTTAGACCCCGCTCGGCCACGAGGTGGCAATTTGTCGCTCCTCTGGCATATTCGATAAGATGTGAACAGTTATCCGGAGCCCCCAAGGCCCTTTTTAAACTAAGTGAGGGACGGTTTGCAGGAATTTCTATCTGCGTTTTTTGGCGACTACAGTGTCATTAATGGCTATGTCCCATTGTTCATGTTTGTGCTGGTGTCCCTTGGGTTCGCCGGTGGGACGCTTCTAGTTGCCCTGATCGTTCGGCCCAATAAGCCCGACCCCGAAAAGCTCTCGCCCTATGAGTGCGGAATGCCGCCGCTCATGGAAGCGCACGAGCGGTTTTCCATTCGTTTTTATCTGCTTGGTATCCTTTTCCTCCTCTTTGATGTGGAGGCTATGTTCCTCTTTCCCTGGGCGGTGAAATACGATGCCTTGGGTCTGTTTGGATTTGTTGAGATGATGTTGTTTATCGTGATTCTGCTTGTTGGCTATTTTTATGCCTGGCGGAAGGGAGCGCTGGAATGGGCTTAATCGATGGAAAGCTCGGCGATAATTTTCTGACCACAAGATTCGACTCTTTGGTGGCTTGGGCTCGGAAAAGTTCGCTCTGGCCAATGACATTCGGGCTGGCCTGTTGCGCTATTGAAATGATGGCCTCAGGTGCCGCGCGATATGACTTTGACCGCTTCGGCGTAATCTTTCGGGCCACCCCGCGTCAGTCGGACGTAATCATCATTGCCGGCACGGTTACTCATAAGATGGCCGACGCGATTGTGAAGGTTTATAACCAGATGCCTGAGCCCCGCTGGGTGATAGCAATGGGCAATTGCTCGACCTGCGGTGGTCCGTATTCTAACTATGCTGTGGTGCAGGGGGTGGACGAAATCATCCCCGTTGATGTGTATGTACCTGGATGCCCCCCTCGCCCGGAATCGCTGATGTGGGGTGTGATGCAGCTTCAAAAGAAAATTGAACAGGAAAGGTTCGTCCGCAAGAGCATTTCAGCGGCGTAGACTCCCGACAATGGCTGATGAAGTAGTGAACGAGGAAGCGAGTGGGGGTAGTTCCCCAGAGACCGAAGCGCCGGAGGCCCCGAAAACGCCTCCCGGAAAGGCGTTGAGGGAGCTGGTGGATGCGGAGTACCCTGGCGCGATTCTCGAGCAGACGGCATACGAGGACCGTGAGGATGAAGTCACTTTTGTTCTTGCGGATGACGCGCTGGTGAAAGTTGCGACCTATTTGCGCGATCACCCGGCCTCAAGCTTCAAGATTCTGACTGATTTGACCGCTGCGCATTACCCTGATGATGAAAATACTTTTCAGGTTGTCTACCAGTTGGTGAGTGTGGATCACTCTCGGTTGCTTCGCCTCAAGGTGATGGTGAAAGAGTCTCAGGAGGTGCCCACGGTTTCGGGCGTGTGGTCGAGCGCGAACTGGATGGAGCGCGAGGTGTACGATTTGTTCGGCGTCAAGTTCAAAGACCATCCCGATCCCCGCCGCATTTTTATGCCCGAGGACTGGGGGAGCCATCCTTTCCGTAAGGATTATCCTCTTGAGGGTTTGGGAGAACGGGTGTACGAAAAGCCCAAGCGCAAGGAAATCGGAGAATAACGCATCTGGCGTCTAGGTTGAGGCGCCCGGTTATTTTGATTTGATTCAGGAGATTTTTGATGGTTGGTGGAGTCGAATCCTCATCTCGGATTGAGCGTATTACCACGGTGCCGGGCACCGAGGAGCTTGTCATCAATATGGGACCGCAGCATCCCAGTACACACGGGGTGCTTCGAGTCATCCTCAAGCTCGACGGTGAGACGGTCACGGATGTCGATAGCGATATCGGCTATCTTCACCGAGGCACAGAGAAAATTGGCGAGAACATCACCTATACGATGTTCATCCCCTATACCGATAGGCTCGACTATATCGCTGCGCCCTCAAGCAACCTGGCCTGGGTCCAGGCGGTTGAGTCTTTCTTTGATTGGGAAATACCTGAGCGTGCCTTGTTCCTCCGAACCATGGTGGGCGAGCTGTCACGAATCGCCAGCCACCTTCTTTGGCTTGCCACCCATGCGCTAGATATCGGCGCGATGACAGTGTTCCTGTGGGCATTTCGGGAAAGGGAGATGGTTCTCGATTTGTTTGAGATGGCTTTTGGCGCGCGCTTGACGGTAAATGCCTTCCGGCTAGGTGGTCTGCACCAGGATGTGCCGCCTGAGTTTCTTGTCGAGGCCAGAAAATTTGTCGATCTCTTTCCGAGCCGGGTGGATGACTATGAAACCCTGCTGACTGAAAATCGCATCTGGCTTCAGCGGACGCGGGGAGTGGGCGTTATATCGGCCGAGGACGCCTTGGACTACGCCATGACAGGCCCAATTCTGAGGGCCTCGGGTGTGAAGTGGGACCTTCGCCGGGCCAAACCCTATGCCGCGTACCCCTACGTGGACTTCACGATTCCTGTTGGTGAGAACGGCGATGTCTATGATCGCTATCTGGTTCGCCTCGTGGAAATGCGCCAGAGCGCACACATCATCGACCAGTGTCTCGACATGCTCCCCGGTGGCCCGGTGAGTTGTAAAACACCGCGGACAATCAAGCCGCCAGAGGGCGAAATTTATCACAGCATTGAAAACCCCAAGGGGGAGTTTGGATTTTATATCGTGAGTGACGGCTCGGAGACGCCCTACCGGGTGAAAATCCGGCCGCCCTCATTCATCAACCTCGCCGGTTTGAAAAAACTGTGCATGGGCGAGCTTCTGGCGGATGTCGTGGCGATTATCGGCAGCATCGATATCGTCCTGGGCGAGTGCGACCGCTAGTTTAAGGAGCCCCCAGGCTCCGGCATAAAGGATTTTGAACCGGTATGATACCTGAATTGATTGCGGCGTTTTTGAAGATTGCAATGGTTCTCGGTGTGATTTCGCTCGTGGTGGCCTATTTGACCTACCTTGAGCGCAAAATTATCGGGCATATTCAGATGCGCCTGGGCCCGATGCGGGTTGGCTGGCACGGCCTTCTTCAGCCCATTGCCGACGGCCTCAAACTCTTTTTAAAAGAAGACATCATTCCCGCAAAAGCGGATAAGATTGTGTTTGTCATTGCGCCAATCATGGTGTTGGCGCCGGCGTTCGTAGTTTACTCGGTGCTCCCGTTTGATAAGAATTTCTACATCACCCAGGTCAACGTCGGGCTGTTTCTTGTTCTGGCCGTAAGCTCGCTGGGTGTGTTCGGCATCGTCATGGCTGGTTGGGCATCGAACAGTAAATACAGCTTGCTCGGTGCATTCAGGAGCGCCGCTCAGATGTTGAGCTACGAAATTTTTCTGGGTTTCTCCCTCGTCGGGCCGCTCATGCTGGCGGGGTCGCTCAATTTTCAAAATATCGTCGAGGCGCAGGCGGATGTGTGGTTCGTTTTTTATCAGCCCGTCGCGTTTATCGTATTCTTCATTGCGGCGCTGGCCGAGACGAACCGCGTTCCCTTCGACTTGCCCGAGGCCGAGACCGAACTGGTGGCTGGCTTCCATACCGAGTACAGCGGAATGAAGTTTGCCTTCTTCTTCCTGGCTGAATATGCCAGCATTATGGCTATCTCCACCGTTTGCATCTCTGTTTTCTTTGGCGGCTGGGGCGGCATCGATGCGATACCGCTGCCGGGAATCGTTTGGTATCTGTTGAAGATGGCAGTTCTGATTTTTGTGTTTATCTGGATTCGGGCAACGCTGCCCCGTTACCGCTACGATCAATTGATGCGGGTGGGCTGGAAGTTCATGTTCCCGCTCGCTATATTGAATATATTCGTGACCGGTTTACTTAAGTTGTTGTTTATCTAACGCGTGAGGCGCTGATCTTGGAACTGCCTTTCTTTTATCTATTCTCGGCCGGAATCATCGGAGCCTCGCTCCTGATGGTGACGCGCTCGAACGTAATTCATGCAGCCCTGCTGTTGGTGCTGACGTTCTTATTTCTGTCCGGGGTGTTTGTTCTGGCCGGGGCGGAGTTTTTGGCGGTGGTGCAGATTCTTTTGTACGCCGGCGGCATTATGGTGCTGTATCTGTTCTCCATCATGTTGATGAACGTGGATGTCTCTGTACGTCTTAGACAATTTCAACGCCAGACCTTTTTCGTGGTTCTCATCACTGTAATTTTGGCGGTGGAGGTTTGGGTGGTTCTGGCTCGGGGCGATGCGTATCCGGGTTACAAGGGATTTGCCTGGGCCATGGGCTCGACGCCGGGTAACGTTGAGGCACTCGGCGCTATTCTTTATACGAAGTACCTGTTTCCGTTCGAAGTGGCTTCAGTTTTGCTGCTGGCGGCCATGGTCGGCGCCATCGTACTGGCAAAACGAACAATCGACCGGTAGCCGGAGGGGTTTTAGATGGTTCCTCTTTCACATTATTTAGCGTTGGGCGCGATTATGTTTGTCATTGGCGCTGCCGGCGTCTTGATGCGGCGAAACGCCATCATCATATTGATGAGCATCGAGTTGATGCTGAACGCCGTGAACATCACCTTTGTCGCCTTTGCGCGCCAATGGGGCGACATGGCGGGGCAGGTGTTCGCTATTTTTGTCATCACCGTTGCGGCGGCCGAGGCGGCTGTAGGGCTGGCAATACTGATTTCATTGAACCGGGATAGATCGATTCTGAACGTTGACGAAGTTAACCTTTTGAAGTGGTAGGTAACGCATGATCGAACTGGCATGGCTTATTCCGTTGTTCCCGGCGCTGGGTGTCGTGATCAATGGTTTCTTCGGCTTCTCGCACACGAAGGACAAGGCGGGCCATATTGCTGCGCTGATGATTGGCCTCTCTTTTGCCGTCGTCCTTGGCATCGCCTATGAGATGATTTTCGGAAAAGGTGGCACCCATACGGTCCACCTTTGGAACTGGATTCAGGCGGGCAAATTCTCTGTGTCGGTGGCATTCCTGATCGACCCGTTGAGCACGATCATGCTGCTCGTGGTCTCAGGCGTAGGATTCTTGGTCCATGTTTATTCGGTAGGTTATCTGCACGGCGATCCGGGTTATCCGCGTTTCTTCACCTATCTCAACCTGTTCATGCTCTCGATGTTCCTTCTGGTGCTTGGCAACAATTATCTGCTCATGTTTGTCGGCTGGGAGGGCGTTGGTCTTTGTAGTTATCTGTTGATCGGGTTTTGGTACGAGAAAAAATCGGCCTCGGATGCGGGTAAAAAAGCATTTATCGTTAACCGTATTGGCGACGCAGGCTTCCTGCTCGGCATCTTCATGATTTGGGTGCTGACCGGAAGCATGACTTACACAGAAGTTTTTCATGCGGCACCGGGCATCACGACGGCTGGCGCGACGGCCATTGGTCTGTTGTTGTTTATCGGGGCCTGCGGTAAAAGCGCGCAGATTCCGCTCTATGTCTGGCTACCCGATGCGATGGAAGGCCCGACTCCGGTCAGCGCGTTGATCCATGCCGCGACGA
Proteins encoded in this window:
- a CDS encoding NADH-quinone oxidoreductase subunit J: MGLLLFYFASAVTIAGAVGVVALPNPLYSVLSLIAAFLGLAGLYLSLNAEFIAVVQVVVYAGAIMVLFLFVVMLLDMRREERIPLRLPVQKFVGSILGVGIFTLLVRVFSSDKLLSGARGTFTAERVSELGNTQIIGRLLLTDYLLPLQAMGVLLFVGVIGAVVLAKRRTS
- the nuoK gene encoding NADH-quinone oxidoreductase subunit NuoK translates to MAPLEHYLIVSSLLFSIGVVGVVVRRNAIVVVMSIELMLNAGNLAFVTFARFLDSMDGQLIVFFVMGVAAAEAAVGLAILILIYRNRESTDVDELNLLKL
- the nuoL gene encoding NADH-quinone oxidoreductase subunit L, translating into MMNILALILLLPVAGVLLNLVFGWRRGEKFAGWVAVAVMVLAFAASVAGFVQLLGLPPAERILRVDLFEWIAIGKFKVNAGLMLDPLSSLMTLVVTGVGTLIHIYSIGYMHGDRSVVRYFIYLNLFVFFMLTLVLGSNFLVLFVGWEGVGLCSYLLIGFWFERPAASEAGKKAFIVNRIGDFCFLIAVFMIIGIFGTLDFAEILQSAPAKLAAGGSAVTVICLLLFAGATGKSAQIPLFVWLPDAMEGPTPVSALIHAATMVTAGVYMMARLYFLFDLAPVATNIVAIIGAATLLLAATIATVQTDIKRVLAYSTVSQLGYMVMAVGVGAYSAAVFHLMTHAFFKALLFMGAGSVIHSLHGEQDMNRMGGLSAALPATSLTCTIAAFAIAGIFPLAGFFSKDAILFSAMTSERGGLGFWLAGAVGALLTAFYMFRLLFKTFYGRCNLSMEEQRNLHESPATMTLPLKVLAVLSFIGGWVGIPIISGANIFDGFLAPVFGGAGEAHHEVLFELAMMVVSLAIAGLGIYLAYNLFVLNIKGGAGYVERLPGLYRLLFNKYYIDEIYNSLIIQPIRRVSLRLWRDFDDGMVDASVNGAGGFVTLVGDAVRKLQTGYVKSYAVMMLVGVFAILLYLTTGVK
- a CDS encoding NADH-quinone oxidoreductase subunit M; translation: MVFLPLVGGLLLLFVRDGDEAGRERARMFSMVFSLAAFVVSVLIYIGFQENFAGMQFLERASWIPRFGISYHVGLDGISLPLILLTTFLTPLALLFSWKEVEKHVRLYQMALLFLETGMLGVFVSLDFFLFYVFWEGMLIPMYLLIGVWGGPRRIYASVKFFLYTMAGSVLMLVAILWLYFATGAKTFDIMVHLSQPVHHALQGWLFAAFALSFAIKVPLFPFHTWLPDAHVEAPTAGSVILAGVLLKMGTYGLMRLAMPLFPTAAREFATAFMVLAVIGIIYGALVAMVQDDMKKLVAYSSVSHLGFVVLGLFSFNLLGATGGVLQMVNHGISTGALFLLVGMIYSRRHTRMIQDFGGIARVMPVFSVFFVIASLSSIGLPGLNGFVGEFTILAGAFSRNPVFGVLATSGVVLSAVYMLWMLQRVLFGGEPSKINLSLRDLGVREWCVLVPLVVLMFGLGLYPKPILSKIEPSAQAWLNKVNRRVLRVQSPVSPRPRLAKASSGEVTRP
- a CDS encoding NADH-quinone oxidoreductase subunit N, translating into MTTTIPQIHWPHLLPLLVVVLGAVAVLMWDTFFRSRDRAFLVGLTLMVLASAVGITLGSVADLAGGSVSFGGMYVFDRFTGFVFVLIMLASFLSVLVAAAQQSLDDPPAGEYFALILFATSGMMLMASTRNLLMIFIGLEILSLSLYVLAGYLRTQAAGNEAALKYFLLGAFASGFLLFGMAMIYGAAGSVDLAEIAKHLNTNSAARGPIFLLGLGLIVVGLGFKVAAVPFNMWTPDVYEGAPTAAVAFMSVGPKAAAFAAFFRIVLMAAGYAGASFLVVLWVIAALTMTVGNVGAIQQTNIKRMLAYSSIAHAGYILVALVAAQGSGAMATAGFLYYVLVYAFMNIGAFCVVVIAGENEGERTLIEDYAGMGYTRPALAAIMAIFMVSLAGLPPMGGFVAKFYIFSAAIKAGYVWLVVLAVLNSVISVYYYLRLIVVMYMQEPAGAENQVSTAFAGQGAYAFAALLIAVAGVLGLGLFPGPVMDFALRSGVLFN
- a CDS encoding NADH-quinone oxidoreductase subunit A; this encodes MFVLVSLGFAGGTLLVALIVRPNKPDPEKLSPYECGMPPLMEAHERFSIRFYLLGILFLLFDVEAMFLFPWAVKYDALGLFGFVEMMLFIVILLVGYFYAWRKGALEWA
- a CDS encoding NADH-quinone oxidoreductase subunit B → MGLIDGKLGDNFLTTRFDSLVAWARKSSLWPMTFGLACCAIEMMASGAARYDFDRFGVIFRATPRQSDVIIIAGTVTHKMADAIVKVYNQMPEPRWVIAMGNCSTCGGPYSNYAVVQGVDEIIPVDVYVPGCPPRPESLMWGVMQLQKKIEQERFVRKSISAA
- a CDS encoding NADH-quinone oxidoreductase subunit C; protein product: MADEVVNEEASGGSSPETEAPEAPKTPPGKALRELVDAEYPGAILEQTAYEDREDEVTFVLADDALVKVATYLRDHPASSFKILTDLTAAHYPDDENTFQVVYQLVSVDHSRLLRLKVMVKESQEVPTVSGVWSSANWMEREVYDLFGVKFKDHPDPRRIFMPEDWGSHPFRKDYPLEGLGERVYEKPKRKEIGE
- a CDS encoding NADH-quinone oxidoreductase subunit D, translating into MPGTEELVINMGPQHPSTHGVLRVILKLDGETVTDVDSDIGYLHRGTEKIGENITYTMFIPYTDRLDYIAAPSSNLAWVQAVESFFDWEIPERALFLRTMVGELSRIASHLLWLATHALDIGAMTVFLWAFREREMVLDLFEMAFGARLTVNAFRLGGLHQDVPPEFLVEARKFVDLFPSRVDDYETLLTENRIWLQRTRGVGVISAEDALDYAMTGPILRASGVKWDLRRAKPYAAYPYVDFTIPVGENGDVYDRYLVRLVEMRQSAHIIDQCLDMLPGGPVSCKTPRTIKPPEGEIYHSIENPKGEFGFYIVSDGSETPYRVKIRPPSFINLAGLKKLCMGELLADVVAIIGSIDIVLGECDR
- the nuoH gene encoding NADH-quinone oxidoreductase subunit NuoH, with amino-acid sequence MIPELIAAFLKIAMVLGVISLVVAYLTYLERKIIGHIQMRLGPMRVGWHGLLQPIADGLKLFLKEDIIPAKADKIVFVIAPIMVLAPAFVVYSVLPFDKNFYITQVNVGLFLVLAVSSLGVFGIVMAGWASNSKYSLLGAFRSAAQMLSYEIFLGFSLVGPLMLAGSLNFQNIVEAQADVWFVFYQPVAFIVFFIAALAETNRVPFDLPEAETELVAGFHTEYSGMKFAFFFLAEYASIMAISTVCISVFFGGWGGIDAIPLPGIVWYLLKMAVLIFVFIWIRATLPRYRYDQLMRVGWKFMFPLAILNIFVTGLLKLLFI
- a CDS encoding NADH-quinone oxidoreductase subunit J; translation: MELPFFYLFSAGIIGASLLMVTRSNVIHAALLLVLTFLFLSGVFVLAGAEFLAVVQILLYAGGIMVLYLFSIMLMNVDVSVRLRQFQRQTFFVVLITVILAVEVWVVLARGDAYPGYKGFAWAMGSTPGNVEALGAILYTKYLFPFEVASVLLLAAMVGAIVLAKRTIDR
- the nuoK gene encoding NADH-quinone oxidoreductase subunit NuoK, with the translated sequence MVPLSHYLALGAIMFVIGAAGVLMRRNAIIILMSIELMLNAVNITFVAFARQWGDMAGQVFAIFVITVAAAEAAVGLAILISLNRDRSILNVDEVNLLKW